In the Quercus lobata isolate SW786 chromosome 5, ValleyOak3.0 Primary Assembly, whole genome shotgun sequence genome, one interval contains:
- the LOC115989962 gene encoding uncharacterized protein LOC115989962, which translates to MVESSGHALWDCEVAGAVWRESNLLLPKFRCAHRDFMEIVWKFWEGSREVDWECFATTAWCIWKNRNSLKFEGRGKAGKVIVKEAERLVEEFRIGNSREKLPVVLRSQAWMAPREGWYKANVDGAVFKESSSCGIGVVIRNDQGQIMGAMSKKLNFPLGAVEVEAKAFEEGLLLAGDLGLKKIILEGDAQLVANALLGKCLPPSSIKMMISGASRWKQWVPDWEVSFVRRTGN; encoded by the coding sequence ATGGTAGAGTCATCAGGGCATGCTTTATGGGACTGTGAGGTGGCGGGGGCTGTGTGGAGAGAGTCCAATCTGCTGCTGCCGAAATTCAGATGTGCTCATCGTGATTTCATGGAGATTGTGTGGAAGTTTTGGGAAGGCAGCAGGGAGGTGGATTGGGAGTGTTTTGCGACTACGGCTTGGTGCATTTGGAAAAATAGGAACTCATTAAAATTTGAAGGAAGGGGCAAGGCAGGAAAGGTGATTGTTAAGGAGGCTGAGCGGCTAGTGGAGGAATTCAGAATTGGGAATTCAAGGGAAAAGCTTCCTGTGGTGCTGAGATCTCAAGCTTGGATGGCGCCTAGGGAGGGGTGGTATAAAGCTAATGTGGATGGGGCTGTGTTTAAGGAGTCTAGCAGCTGTGGTATTGGTGTTGTGATTAGAAATGACCAAGGCCAAATCATGGGAGCAATGAGTAAGAAGCTGAATTTTCCCTTAGGAGCTGTGGAAGTTGAAGCAAAAGCGTTTGAAGAAGGCCTTTTGCTAGCAGGGGACCTCGGTTTGAAGAAGATTATTCTGGAAGGGGATGCTCAGCTTGTTGCAAATGCCTTGCTGGGTAAGTGCTTGCCGCCAAGCTCAATAAAAATGATGATTTCTGGTGCAAGCCGCTGGAAGCAGTGGGTTCCAGATTGGGAAGTTAGTTTTGTCCGCAGAACAGGAAACTAG